One segment of Cynocephalus volans isolate mCynVol1 chromosome 8, mCynVol1.pri, whole genome shotgun sequence DNA contains the following:
- the LOC134383561 gene encoding T-cell surface glycoprotein CD1a-like: MLFLLLPFLAALLLRGNNEEGIEEPISYHLIQISSFYNHSWTQNFGSGWLGELQTHGWDSTSGTIIFLQPWSRGNFSNKELIELERFFRAYFVRFLQAIHNYAHQLQFEYPFEMQVTIGCELHPGWVSVGFLRGAYQGSDFMSFQNNSWLPSPKGGSSAQLVCRALNQYQVYKEIAQTLLSDTCPRFILGLLDAGKADLQRQVRPEAWLSSGPSPGPGRLLLVCHVSGFYPKPVWVMWMRGEQEQPGTQRGDVLPNADGTWYLRVTLNVVAGEASGLACWVKHSSLGGQDIVLFWEHHTSVGLIILAVIVLLALLTVVAFWVWKCW, translated from the exons GAATCGAGGAGCCTATCTCCTACCATCTTATCCAGATCTCATCCTTTTACAACCATTCCTGGACACAAAATTTTGGCTCAGGATGGCTGGGTGAGTTGCAGACTCATGGTTGGGACAGCACGTCAGGAACCATCATTTTCCTACAGCCCTGGTCCAGGGGGAACTTCAGCAACAAAGAGTTAATAGAACTGGAAAGGTTTTTCCGTGCCTACTTTGTTAGATTTCTTCAAGCAATTCACAACTATGCCCATCAGTTGCAATTTGAAT ATCCCTTTGAGATGCAGGTAACAATAGGCTGTGAGCTACACCCTGGGTGGGTGTCAGTAGGCTTCTTGCGGGGAGCTTATCAAGGATCAGATTTCATGAGCTTCCAGAACAATTCATGGCTGCCATCTCCAAAGGGTGGGAGTAGTGCCCAGCTTGTTTGCAGAGCACTTAATCAATACCAAGTCTACAAGGAAATAGCACAGACGCTTCTCAGTGACACCTGCCCACGTTTCATCTTGGGTCTTCTTGATGCAGGGAAGGCAGATCTCCAGCGACAAG TGAGGCCTGAGGCCTGGCTGTCCAGTGGCCCCAGTCCTGGGCCTGGCCGTCTGCTGCTGGTGTGCCATGTCTCAGGATTCTACCCAAAGCCTGTGTGGGTGATGTGGATGCGGggtgagcaggagcagccaggcACTCAGCGAGGTGATGTCCTGCCCAATGCTGATGGGACCTGGTATCTCCGAGTGACCCTGAATGTGGTGGCAGGGGAGGCATCTGGCCTGGCTTGCTGGGTGAAGCACAGCAGTCTAGGAGGCCAGGACATCGTGCTGTTCTGGG AACATCACACCTCTGTGGGATTGATCATCTTGGCTGTAATAGTGCTTTTGGCTCTTCTGACAGTTGTTGCATTTTGGGTATGGAAGTGCTGGTGA